One stretch of Chryseobacterium indologenes DNA includes these proteins:
- a CDS encoding Lrp/AsnC family transcriptional regulator, translating to MNELDHFDISILKILQKNNLTPQRDIGDSIGLSAAAVQRRIKRMRETEVIKADVSVIDTEKLSHSVTLIVEVFLERDKIHLIDEAQTLFTSAPEVQQCYYVTGESDFVLIIVVPSMKEYEILTRRIFYSNENIKHFRTLVTMNTVKSGLDIPLDLLL from the coding sequence ATGAATGAACTGGATCATTTTGATATTTCAATCCTCAAGATACTACAGAAAAATAATCTTACTCCACAACGTGATATTGGAGACAGTATTGGCTTATCAGCTGCTGCGGTCCAGAGACGTATCAAAAGAATGCGTGAAACGGAAGTTATTAAAGCTGATGTGTCTGTTATTGATACAGAAAAGCTTAGCCATTCGGTGACGCTTATTGTAGAAGTCTTTTTGGAAAGAGATAAAATACATCTTATTGATGAAGCTCAGACATTATTCACTTCTGCTCCCGAAGTACAGCAATGTTATTACGTAACCGGCGAATCGGATTTTGTTTTGATCATTGTGGTTCCCTCTATGAAAGAATACGAAATTCTGACCCGCAGAATATTTTACAGTAATGAAAATATTAAGCATTTTAGAACCCTAGTTACCATGAATACAGTAAAATCTGGACTTGATATTCCTTTGGATCTATTATTGTGA
- a CDS encoding subclass B1 metallo-beta-lactamase IND-5, whose protein sequence is MKKRIQFFMVSMMLAPMFNAQVKDFVIEPPIKNNLHIYKTFGVFGGKEYSANSVYLVTKKGVVLFDVPWEKAQYQSLMDTIKKRHNLPVIAVFATHSHDDRAGDLSFFNNKGIKTYATSKTNEFLKKDGKATSTEIIKTGKPYRIGGEEFTVDFLGEGHTADNVVVWFPKYNVLDGGCLVKSNSATDLGYIKEANVEQWPITIDKLKAKYSKATLIIPGHDDWKGGGHVEHTLELLNKK, encoded by the coding sequence ATGAAAAAAAGAATTCAGTTCTTTATGGTTTCAATGATGCTTGCTCCAATGTTTAATGCGCAGGTAAAGGATTTTGTAATTGAGCCACCCATTAAAAATAACTTACATATTTATAAAACATTTGGAGTATTTGGTGGTAAAGAATATTCTGCCAACTCAGTATATCTTGTCACTAAAAAAGGAGTCGTTTTATTTGATGTTCCCTGGGAAAAAGCACAATACCAAAGCCTGATGGATACAATCAAAAAACGTCATAACCTACCGGTTATTGCTGTATTTGCTACGCATTCCCATGATGACCGCGCTGGAGATCTAAGCTTTTTCAATAATAAAGGGATTAAAACCTATGCTACCAGCAAAACCAATGAGTTTTTGAAAAAAGACGGAAAAGCAACATCCACTGAAATCATAAAAACAGGAAAGCCTTACCGCATTGGAGGCGAAGAATTTACTGTTGATTTTCTGGGTGAAGGGCATACTGCTGATAATGTAGTGGTATGGTTTCCAAAATACAATGTACTGGATGGTGGTTGTCTGGTAAAAAGTAATTCAGCTACTGATTTAGGATATATTAAAGAAGCCAATGTGGAACAATGGCCAATAACCATAGATAAACTGAAGGCTAAATATTCAAAGGCAACATTGATTATTCCAGGACATGATGACTGGAAAGGCGGAGGACATGTTGAGCACACTTTAGAACTTCTGAACAAGAAATAA
- a CDS encoding TssN family type VI secretion system protein, protein MEISSVKGIFLRYILMPLIAIIMMFILGIIRRNKPAIKIKVIIVYVLLCSLCLALPGFFGFAGNLFNPYWYLIAQVIYLIFGIIHVNLLHKYFKKHIDSLAMSILFESILSLTCIALGGYLFTLLFNWMSKGTGYAVMAATSMLIFVVPMVFYYCYIQFISIPFDIYKTWRYSPEQKLPDFEGADFDRLMVLNVELSKNLEDSNRFRIKAKTLPTGITFGDWFYRVVDDYNHKNPGSIIHLSDEVREPYYWIFYTKKSFFSFRKYIDFDQDITANSISENEVVICKRVIQHEEEGVVRKS, encoded by the coding sequence ATGGAAATTTCTTCAGTAAAAGGTATTTTTTTAAGGTATATTTTAATGCCTTTAATCGCAATCATCATGATGTTTATCCTGGGCATTATCAGGAGAAATAAACCTGCGATCAAAATTAAAGTAATTATTGTATACGTTCTTCTGTGCAGTTTATGCCTGGCGCTTCCGGGGTTTTTTGGATTTGCCGGAAATCTTTTTAATCCGTACTGGTATCTCATTGCGCAGGTTATTTATCTTATTTTTGGGATTATTCATGTTAATTTATTACACAAATATTTCAAAAAACACATTGACTCTCTGGCTATGAGTATTTTGTTTGAATCTATACTTTCATTAACATGTATTGCATTGGGTGGTTATTTGTTTACTTTGTTATTCAATTGGATGAGTAAAGGGACAGGATATGCTGTGATGGCTGCTACGAGTATGCTGATCTTTGTAGTTCCTATGGTATTTTACTATTGCTATATCCAGTTTATCAGTATTCCTTTTGATATTTATAAAACCTGGAGATATTCTCCAGAGCAAAAACTTCCTGATTTTGAAGGGGCAGATTTTGACCGTTTAATGGTTTTAAATGTTGAGCTAAGCAAAAATCTTGAAGATTCAAACCGATTCAGAATTAAAGCGAAGACCCTTCCAACCGGAATCACTTTCGGAGACTGGTTTTACAGAGTGGTGGATGATTACAACCATAAAAATCCAGGATCTATTATCCATCTTTCAGATGAAGTCAGAGAACCTTATTATTGGATCTTTTATACTAAAAAATCGTTTTTCAGCTTTAGAAAATATATAGATTTCGACCAGGACATTACTGCAAACAGCATTTCTGAGAATGAAGTGGTTATTTGTAAGAGAGTCATTCAGCATGAAGAGGAGGGAGTCGTAAGAAAATCATAA
- a CDS encoding type VI secretion system baseplate subunit TssG, whose product MHENNIVDMNYNKLQTDFKAEAVAVNLLKYHRAVSNIFIERVGVNDRAYLKDIKSISSSYLGFDEEVFTIESYREGIYDYLPEGLFHPPSLGASRKNVDTVVREIRKQKRVEDDARKFFRPFELEVFFTEISALLKESEFDITSNTDALLDTVSELWPLIDMLDKQSAYIFMHILPFFHQIRGDKRWFERCMTAFLQVPVKVTFSPNVIDEIEKNDDSMLLGNSRLGVTYIPSGRHMDGQRNWVVNIGPIPYMDMKKYIPGSPFRKVLQTLYDYFLPVTVDIEENFVTEKLEYSFSLEDDERNASRLGYSTFL is encoded by the coding sequence ATGCATGAGAATAATATTGTAGATATGAACTATAATAAGCTGCAGACAGACTTTAAAGCAGAGGCTGTAGCTGTTAATCTTTTAAAATATCATCGGGCGGTAAGCAATATATTTATTGAAAGAGTCGGAGTAAACGATCGTGCTTATCTTAAAGATATTAAAAGCATTTCGAGCAGTTATCTAGGTTTTGATGAGGAAGTATTCACGATAGAAAGTTACAGGGAAGGAATTTATGATTACCTTCCTGAAGGGTTGTTTCATCCACCTTCTCTCGGAGCTTCCAGAAAAAATGTAGATACGGTTGTCAGAGAGATCAGAAAACAGAAAAGGGTAGAAGACGATGCACGAAAATTTTTCCGTCCTTTTGAGCTGGAGGTTTTCTTCACAGAGATCAGTGCTCTTCTGAAAGAGTCTGAATTTGATATTACAAGCAATACGGATGCTTTGTTGGATACGGTAAGTGAACTTTGGCCACTTATTGATATGCTGGATAAGCAGAGTGCCTATATATTTATGCATATTCTTCCATTTTTTCATCAAATCCGTGGAGATAAAAGATGGTTTGAAAGATGCATGACTGCCTTTCTTCAGGTTCCGGTTAAGGTAACTTTCTCTCCCAATGTTATTGATGAAATAGAAAAAAATGATGATTCAATGCTGTTAGGGAATTCAAGATTGGGGGTAACCTATATACCAAGTGGAAGGCACATGGACGGGCAGCGGAACTGGGTGGTAAATATTGGCCCTATCCCTTATATGGACATGAAAAAATACATACCTGGAAGCCCGTTTAGAAAAGTACTTCAGACACTTTATGATTATTTTCTTCCTGTAACGGTGGATATAGAAGAGAATTTTGTGACAGAAAAGCTGGAATATTCTTTCAGTCTTGAGGATGATGAAAGAAATGCCAGCCGCCTTGGATACTCTACCTTCCTCTAA